The following proteins come from a genomic window of Micavibrio aeruginosavorus EPB:
- a CDS encoding GNAT family N-acetyltransferase, which translates to MSVPAFKKIKTPFNDCAILHEGSMRNGSPYSVIQLDKTHLSDIIALHTKAIEMLSAEEKAFMLPKPASFFVDHFNRNHGNTVLGVLHNGKLVGESIVLNPSIEHPKTGMVDMAPVGAPDSITLIQGVTVLPSYRNNGLMHGMVKAWLNYGIKADKGHALAEVDVKNIASWATFLDHGMEISSIGLDPSDGTVVYNVHETIPNIQKKRLTQAFNAVAPGCKTCPIHDIETQKSMLDQGYVISGWQKSTKEMILRPV; encoded by the coding sequence ATGTCGGTACCAGCATTTAAAAAAATCAAAACCCCGTTCAACGATTGCGCAATCCTACACGAAGGCAGCATGCGGAATGGCAGCCCGTACAGCGTTATCCAACTGGATAAAACGCACCTGTCGGACATCATCGCCCTGCATACCAAAGCCATTGAAATGCTGAGCGCGGAAGAAAAGGCTTTCATGTTGCCCAAACCGGCATCATTCTTCGTTGACCATTTCAACCGGAACCATGGCAACACGGTTTTGGGCGTTCTGCACAATGGCAAATTGGTTGGTGAATCGATTGTTTTGAACCCCTCCATTGAACACCCAAAGACCGGCATGGTTGACATGGCCCCCGTTGGCGCACCGGACAGCATCACCCTGATACAGGGTGTCACGGTCTTGCCCAGCTATCGGAACAACGGCCTGATGCATGGCATGGTCAAAGCCTGGCTGAATTACGGCATCAAAGCCGACAAGGGCCACGCGCTGGCCGAAGTGGATGTTAAAAATATCGCCAGCTGGGCCACCTTTCTGGACCATGGCATGGAAATCTCCAGCATTGGGCTGGACCCCTCCGATGGCACCGTTGTGTACAACGTCCACGAAACCATCCCGAATATTCAGAAAAAACGGCTGACCCAGGCCTTTAATGCGGTTGCCCCGGGATGCAAAACCTGCCCCATCCACGACATCGAAACCCAGAAATCCATGCTGGATCAAGGCTATGTCATCAGCGGCTGGCAAAAATCGACCAAGGAAATGATCCTGCGGCCCGTTTAA
- the rpsO gene encoding 30S ribosomal protein S15 has protein sequence MSNNMNTAARKKDVIAKNQTKQGDTGSPEVQIAVMTDRINYLSEHMQSHKKDMSSRRGLLALVAKRRKLLDYVKAKDQGRYQSLIEKLGIRR, from the coding sequence ATGTCGAATAACATGAACACCGCCGCCCGTAAAAAGGACGTCATCGCCAAGAACCAAACGAAACAAGGCGACACAGGATCACCGGAAGTGCAAATTGCCGTGATGACAGACCGTATCAACTATCTGTCCGAGCACATGCAGTCCCACAAAAAAGACATGTCCAGCCGCCGTGGCTTGCTGGCTCTGGTTGCCAAGCGCCGTAAACTGCTGGACTACGTCAAGGCAAAGGACCAAGGCCGTTACCAGTCCCTGATCGAAAAACTGGGTATCCGCCGCTAA